The DNA segment TTTAAATAAAATGCAATATTTATTATTTAAGTGAATGTTTATATAATTTTTTATTGAAATAAATAGATTGCAAATCAAATATATAATTATAATATAATTTTCGTAATAATTTAATAATATTTACAAATTACATGAAAATAACATTGAAATAAGCGATCACTTTTAAACGTTAGCTCGAATCTCTGAAAGCGTTTGATCTGATAAAATTTCACCATCTTCAAAAACAGGTTCTAAATAGTTAAAACGGCCATTTAAATTATCGAGGCGCACCGTTTGAAATACTTCGCCTTCTTTTATAAGGGCAAGCCGACCTCGTTTCGATTTTTTCTGATGATCAGTTACAGGATCTTTATAAATATCCTGCCATTTTTCATTAATACAAATAGCAGATGCTTTCATAGCAAAGCGTTGCGTATCACGATTAACTTTTTGTAGTAATTCTGCCCCCATACCAAAAGCAACATTCTCAGCTGAAAACCCTTGCTCCTTCATTGCCAATAATATCGTTTCAACTGACTCAAAAGAAATTCCATCACCTTGAATAATGCGTAAATAAGGTGGCAATACCTTATAGCCTTTTGAGTTAGTTTCAAAACCAAATTTTTCCATTAAAATGCTCAAGGTCTTACAAATGACTTCTACTGGGTTACCACTATCAGGTCTAATTACGATAGTACCGCCATTATTGACTATTTTTTCCTTTAAGGTATCGCCCCAAAGTGATTCTAGTGCATGCCAGAGATTGTAAGAGTCACTTACAACTGCAACTAATTTACCATCACCTGAAAATTGATTAATCATATTCTCATAAGCATCGACTTCGTTTGTTTTCCCCCATGCAGTAATCGTTGAGTGTTCAGCTGCTGGAATTGAAAAACCTGCCATTGGTTCATGATAATATTTTCTTGCCAAAGCTAAGGCAGGTGTCGTATCTGTACCTAAAAAATTAACCAAATGTGCTAAACCACCCAAAGCTGCACTTTCATAAGAGCTTGCACCTCGAGCACCAAAGTCATGCAGTTTAAATAAGATACTTTCTGTAGAATCAGCAGTCTCTTCTAAAAATTTAAGTATGATCTGCTTAATATGATAAGAAACTGTTGCAACTGTTGATGGATACCATATCGCTCTTAATAATGATGTCTCAAGATAGTTAGTTAGCCAAAAACATGCTGGATCTGTATTAACCATCTGTAGCATTACCTGACGTTTAGCAATTAAACTGCCTTCTTTAACCGCTTCAATTCTTACAGGCATAATACCATGATGTTTCTCTAAAATATGAAGCCAACCTTTTCGATTAAAAACCAAACCATGAGATAATAGAATATCTTCTGCTTCGTTAATATTTTCTATTGTAATAGGTTTGGATAAATAGGCTTTTAGATAGTACTGTAATCCAAAAAATAATGTTTGATCATAACGCCCACCTCTTGATTCAATATAACTGGACATATATTGCGCACCTTTGGGGTATTGTAAATAATGTGACGCTTTATATGAGTCTGTATTTAAAATCAAATTTTGGCTATTAAACATGAAAAAGACCTTTTTATCTATCATATCCTAAGCATTCTAACAAAATATTCTTAATTTATAACCCATGCATTAAAGTAATTTTTGCTTAAGCACAAAATAAAATAAGTTCACTTTTTTCTTTTTAATCGATAGGTTAACTGTGGCATACTAAAAAATTATTTATGGTCTATCTATTACTACTATAAATGATAAAAAATAAATACAATTGGAGATATTATGCATAAAGCATCTATTCAACGTCAATTTGGTAGCACAATGATTGTTATCGGTACACAAATTGGCGCAGGCATATTAGCTATTCCTATTATTACAGCCGAGTTAGGTTTTCCTCTTGCTATGCTATTAATGCTTATCTCATGGATACTTATGACTTATACTGCTATTTTAGTCTCAGATATTGCACTTCATATGCCAAAGGGTACAAGTTTTGGGCGTATGGCAAAAATGACTTTAGGTGTGCCAGGCGCTGTTATTTCATGGCTAAGCTTTATTTTATTGTTATATACAATCTCTGTCGCTTATATCTCTGCTGCATCTTCTGCATTTCACCACTTAGTGACAACCATCCCACAATCAATCTGGGCAATTTTATTTGTCATAGTCTTTGCCTGTATTACGCTTTTAGGTACAGGCTCTGTCGATTGGGTTAATCGTTTATTATTAACCATTAAATTACTATTTTTAATTATTGTTTGTCTTATATTATCTCGCTATGTTGAAGTAGCCAATCTAGGCGATCATGCTTTTAGTACAATGACACTGTTACTAGCTATCCCTGTTTTAATTACCTCATTTACTTCACATATTATTGTACCCCCTCTAGTTGACTACCTTCATCGTGATAAAAAAGCAATCTTTCGCGTGATGATTATTGGCAGTACCATACCATTTATCTTATATATTTTATGGGAAATTGCTGTTCTAGGTACTTTACCTTTAAATGGTTCAATTAGTTTTATGCAATCTATTTTTTCACATAAGGCTGTTGCAGATACTAATATTGGTGATATTTTAACCGCTTTATCAGCTAAAATTGGCCAAGCACATATTGCCAAATTTAGTATTAACGTATTTACTGATATTTCTGTAATGACTTCTTATCTTGGTGTAAGCCTTGCCCTTTATCATTTTGTCAAAGATAGCTTTAAACTTGACCATATTCGCCAACCAATATTAAGACGAAGTATTGCAACACTCTTGTGCTTTGCAATACCTTTAGTTATTGTACTTTTTTATCCGAATCTATTTGTCATTGCTATTAGTTATGTTGGCGTATTTGTTTGTATTATGTTTTTATTATTACCTGTTTTAATGGGCATTCGACTAAGATGCCAAAAGCTAACATTTAATTACAAGCTCTCACGTCAATACTATTTATGGTTTATAGTATTTGTTGCAGGAATAGGTGTGATTATTTGTCAAATATTAAGTTAAATCTCTCTGTTTTTTAAGCTTTTTTTTACTTTTGAAAATCATAATAACTTATCATCATAGACCATTTTATATTTCAATTTATTTGATTTTTCTATTGCTGAATAATTGTTTAAAAAATATGATAAATTTTAACTTTGTATAATAATTAAACTTTATATTTTAATATATAAGAGCGCTTTTAATGGAGTAAAGGCAATGACTGAGTTAGAAATCGTCTTAGCTGCAATAGATCAATATATTGAACAGTCCAATGCTAGCTCTACTAAAACAGTAAAAAATTTCTTAACATACTGGACAGGTGGAACATCTGGAGTTGCTCGTGCAAAAGAGTTAAAAGAGTTACTCGAAAGAATCGGCTATGAAACAGTTGAAGAGGAATCTATTAAGGAAGATAGTAAAGGTAAAATTGATCAAGAAGATCAAGATGAATTTGAAGTTATTGACTCTAACGTCATTAAGAAAAAAGCAATTAACAGAGAACATATTCATTCATTTATCCTAGCTTACATACATAAACAAAAAAGTGAAATGAAAGATGCTATTTTAGCATGTGGTTTAACAACCGTAGATAAAATTAACTTTGATGCTTTTGTTAATGGCAACGATCAAACCGATAGTTTAAGAGCAATTATTCAATACTGGCTGACTTTAAAAAGAACACTTCATATAGATCAAGCACCACCTAGCTCTTTTAAGGGCAAACTTAAACAAAATAAAGTTAAAAGAATTATCGCAACTTCTGATACACCTATGCCGGAAGTGTTACCCACAGAAGGTGGTAAACAGAAAGTTTTTGATAAAGATACAGGCAGGGTTATTGCAAGAACAGAGGAAGTTCAGCAAGAATTTGTAAAAGAGGCTAAATTAAAAGAATATGTAACAGAAAATTACCCTTCTCTGCTAAAACATATGTCCTTTCAAACGCAAGATAAATTGAACCCTAATAGTGCTTTTGTATCAACATATGGCTTCGATAATGAAGATTTTTTTGGATTTGAAACACTTGATAAATTTATTTCTCAAGCAGAAACACGAAACTACACACCCAGACAAATACTACAAATTATTGAACAAATTTTTGATATTACTCATCAATTTTGGTTAGCTGGGATTTCACATCAAGACCTTCATTCTGGCAATATCAAAATTATCCCTGATGGGCCTTATGATAGTGATAAAACGTTTTTTAAAGTTAAAATTTTTGACTATGGTAATGCTAAATTTAATCCACAATTACAAAAAAATGATTTATTAGTTGATTGGTCTTATTTATTGCGGGGTCGCTCTGCAACCGTCTCTGATGAAATTGGCAGAAGTATCGTTTCTTACATGCCTGTTGATACAGAAGTTAACAAAAAGCATTATCCAATTATTAAACTAATGCAACTATTAGATCCAACAGCTCAGTTAAAACCAGTATTTAATGAACATACCGAATACTTTCTTAATTCACTGAGATATGCTAGAACAGATGATATTGACACCTTAGATTATCTCTATAACAATTTTAAATATGCATTTTTTACAAAAATAGCAGAAAATAGTCATATTTATGATAAATCAAGCCATACTAAACTTGAACCAAAAGAACAAATTGACCTATCTACATCTACTCAAGTATCTGAAAAAGTAGAACTAACTAGCCAAAATAGTCAAAAAGATAAAACACTGCCACTAAAAGAAAAGTTAGAAACGCAACAACAATCTAGCATAGAGCCAAAAGTAACCGTTAATCTTGATATGCAGTCACTTGTAATTCAAGAAGAATATAGAGGACCATCACAGCATAATTCATTATCAATCGAACGAATACAGCCAATTGAGACTGGTTTACGTAAACGAAATAAATCACAATCATTATCACAATCTAACCCTGATAATATGTTTTTTGATCATGAAATAGACACTCAAAAGATAACTAATTCTCTACCAGAATTTCCAAGATTAAAAACAGACTAAGATGCCTTAAAAATTTTATTTGGTGAAATTAAGTCACCCTGGTAACGTATTTCAAAGTCTAGCTGTGTATCGCCTTTAAATTTGCCTAATTGGCCAACGACCTGTCCTTGATTGATTGATTGTCCTTCTTTGACATCTATCGACGCTAAATTACCATAAGCTGATAAATATTGATTACCATGATCAACAATTACCATTCTACCATAGCCATTAATACCAACACCTGAATAAATCACCTTCCCTTTTGCGACAGAACGTATCGGATCATCTACTTCACCATCAATTAACCAAATATTATCTTGGTCACTAACCTTGCCTTTTAAAGGTAATTGCCAATTAATACCAGCATAATTAATCGAGTTAGAAGCTATGTTTTTTATACTTTCATCATGACTGGTTTGAGTACTTAGATCTATTTTAGTTGTTTCAGTTGAGGTATTTTTGACAGTAACCGCTTTGACCGGCTCTTTTTTAGTCTCTTCTTTTTTTGCCACTTTTTGAGTATTTGAATCTAATGGTTTTAATGTAGTAACTGCTGGTTGATTATTCACTTGAGGTTTAGGCTGATTAGATACGGTCTTATTAACATGGTATAAATCTGGATTAACCAATAATTTTTCGCCAACAAAAATATCATACGGTGGCTTTATTTGGTTAATCATCGCAATCTGATTTAAGTTTAAATTAAAATCTCGAGCAATGCCTAATAAGGTATCTCCACGTTTAACGGTATAGTAATCAGTTTGAAGCGTTTCTTTTTCTACGTTATTGTTCGCAGTGACTACTGGTTGTGGCTTTTCATTCTCTATCGATTTAGCTACAACTACTTTATCTTCTTTCTTGGGAGGTATTTTATTTGAGTTATTTACTTGAGTATTGATATTATCATCTGATTTAGTTTGCGTTTTAACCACTGGTGTATCAGGTTGAATTAATGCATCCTGATTATCATTAAATTGATTTTGTGCAATTTGATCATCGTTTAGATTTGCTGTATTTGAATCATTATCTATATTATGCGTATTATCTTGACTCGCTTTCATTGACTCAGGTGCAAAAAATTGTAGTTTTTGGCCTACTTCAACCCGATATGGTGATTGAAGGTTATTCCACAATATAATAGCCCGCTCACTAATACCATAGGCTCTTGATATACTCGGCAAGGTATCACCTTGCTTAACTGTATAGTATTTTGGCATTTGTCCTAAACTTGTAACTTCAGCAGCACCACCTTGACGCGGCGCATCAAAAAAATTTGTAATTGATGCACAAGCAGTTAGAAGCCCTGTTAATAGTAGGATTACACCTCGCAACAACCAGTTTAAACCCATGATACTAGCTATCCTCTTTTAATCCTTTAATATACTGCATGATATCATAAATTAAACGCTGCGTTCCATCATTTGTCAATGCCGATATATGATAGATTGGGCCTTGCCAATCTAGTGCTTCAATAATTTCATTAGCAATACTTTCTGCTTGATCACCTAAGATATCTGTTTTATTTAATACAAGCCATCTTGGCTTAGATGCTAAATCTTGATTATATTTCTCAAGCTCTAATGTTACTTTTTTAATTGAATCCACTGCGCTTGTACCATCAACAGGCGCAATATCTACTACATGTAATATTAATAAAGTACGTGAAAGATGCTTTAAAAAGCGTAATCCAAGGCCAGCACCTTCACTTGCACCTTCAATAACACCTGGAATGTCCGCCATTACGAAGCTTTCAAGTGGATTAACGCGGACTACACCTAAACCTGGATACATTGTTGTAAATGGATAATCTGCTACTTTAGGTGTTGCAGCAGAAACAGAGCGAATTAAAGTTGATTTACCTGCATTTGGAAAACCTAATAAACCAACATCAGCCAATAATTTTAATTCAAAACGAATATCTCTAGCTTCACCCTCTTCACCCGGTGTAGTCTTTCTTGGCGCTTGGTTAATACTACTTTTAAAATTAATATTACCAAGGCCGTGACGCCCACCTTTGGCAATGCACAAAACTTGATCGTGATGAAGGATTTCCCCCATTAAATCACCACTTTGGACATCATAAATTGCAGTACCTACTGGTACTGTCAAATATAAATCATCTCCCATTTTTCCAGTACAATTACTACCTGCACCAGGCTGACCACTTTTGGCTCTATAGCTACGTACATAGCGATAATCAACTAACGTGTTGACATTACGATTACCTTTAACATAAACACTGCCACCATCACCTCCATTACCCCCATCAGGGCCACCTTTGGGGACATATTTTTCACGTCTAAAGCTCAAACAGCCATTACCACCTTTACCTGCTTCAACGTGAATACGTACTTCATCAACAAATTTCATTTATTTTTCACACACTGTCTTTACATTAAACATAATACAATTCTATATAAGTAGGCTATCTTAGCCGAAACTCACCTTGGATGCCAGCACCTTGTTTTATGTTATATTGTAAATCTTTTTAATATTTTTTTAATATAAATTGCGCAAATTAATTTTTAATTGGTTAAACTTAATTATGTAAACAAACAAAATAAAAGAAACATTACTATGATTACATATACTAACAAACTACTTATCGCAATGCCTGACATGAAGGGATTACCATTTGAGACTTCTGTTGTTTATTTAATGCATCACAATGAAGATGGTGCAATGGGATTTATTATTAATATCCCACTATCCCCTAATTTATCAGATTTATTTTCACAAATGGAAATTATCACTAAAGAACCTTCAAGTAATTCCTTATTAAATCAGAAATTATTACTTGGCGGACCGGTTCAACAAGAACATGGTTATATCTTACATACAAAAAGTGAAATAAAATTTGACGCAATTAAACAACTCAACGATAATCTATTCTTAACGACATCCCGCGATATTTTAGAAAACTTAGGTAAAGATAATTCTCCAGAGAAAGTACTCATTACATTAGGATACTCTGGCTGGGGACCAGGACAATTAGAAGAAGAAATTATGGCAAATTCTTGGTTAGTTGCGCCATTTTCTGAAGATATTGTCTTTGACATACCACTTGAATTACGTTGGCAAGCTGCCTTAGAAAGTATTGGTATCAGGGATATCCATCAACTTTCAGGCTTAAGTGGACATGACTAGTAATAAAAGACTTTTAGGGTTTGACTTTGGTTTAAAACGTATTGGTGTTGCTTCAGGACAGCTAATCACCAAAACGGCAACCCCGATAGGCACAATTAATTGCCCTGATAAAACCCCTAATTGGCATGAAATCTCTAAACTAATTGAAAAATGGCGCCCAACCGATATTATCGTTGGTTTACCCATTGATGCGCACGGGGAAGAAACTGAAATAACAAAATTAAGCCGATTATTCTCCGATGAGTTATCTAAACGTTATCAAAAACCCATTCATTTAGTTGAAGAAGCTTATTCTACCCGTGAAGCACGCTGGAAATTAGAAGAAGTAAAGGGCAAAAAAATTAATCATTTAAAAGTTGATGCGCTTGCAGCTTGTGTGATTCTTGAAACTTGGATGCGAGAATATCGCTAAATATGCGTAGCAAAAGCACCCTCTATCCAATAATGCTGATCTTTTTCAAAGGCAATAACATCAAAACGTAATTGATATTGATTAAACTTAGGATATCGAAGTAGAAAAAATTGAGCAGTTTTAATTAGTTTTTTTCTTTTTGTTATAGTTATTGTCTCTAATACATGACCAAAGTCACGGCTATGACGATATTTTACCTCAACAAAAACCAATATATCTTTAATTAAGGCAATAATATCAATCTCTCCCATTCGAGAATGAAAGTTTTCTTTTATAATTTGATAATGATTCTTTTCAAGCAGTGCTTTAGCTTTTAGTTCATAGGTTTTTCCTGCTTGAAGACTCATCGTTTAATAAAGCTTATAATGTTAGTTAACGCCAATACCACTATGACGTAAAAGCGCTTGAATATCTGGCTTACGTCCACGATAGTTAATAAATAAATCTAATGCTGGTTGTGAACCACCTTTTTCAATAATTGAAGTTAAAAAGTGTAAGCCCACCTCACGATCAAATACATTACCACTTTCTTCAAATAAACTAAAAGCATCACTGGATAAAACTTCAGCCCATTTATAGCTGAAATAGCCTGCAGCATAGCCACCTGCAAAAATATGTGAAAAACTATGTGTAAATCGATGATAATCGGGCGGTATAACGACTGCAACTTGATTTCTTACCTGTTTTAATAGTTCTAAACAATAATTCGTATTATCTTTATTTGCTTTATATTCTAAGTGTAATCTAAAGTCAAAAATGGCAAACTCAAGCTGTCTAACCATATGCATTGCCGAGTGGAAATAACGTGATGCGACTAGTTTATCAAATAGCTCTTCTGGTAAAGACTCACCTGTTTGATAATGCTTTGTCAAGCGCTTCAAACCCTCTTTATGCCAAGTATAGTTTTCCATAAATTGGCTTGGTAACTCAACAGCATCCCATTCAACACCATTAATTCCAGCAACTGGTAAATAATTAACTTGTGTTAAAATATGATGTAATGCATGACCAAATTCATGAAATAGAGTCAATACATCATTATGGGTTAATAATGCTGGTGCTTCATTTGTCACAGGCGGTGCAAAATTACATGCGATATAAGCTATCGGGGCTTGTAAATCACCATTATCTTTTAAGTAACGCGTTGTTATATCATCCATCCAAGCGCCACCACGTTTAACTTCTCTAGCATATAAATCGACATAAATAAGCCCACGTAATTGACCATCTAAGTCAGTAAAGCGGTATAATTCAATCGAATCATGATAGCGATCAAACTGATCAACTCTTTCAACATTTAGTCCATAAATTTCATTTAATATACTAAATAAGCCACTTAACACATGATCAACTGGAAAGTACTGGCGTAACTCTTCTTGTGTAAATGAGAATTTTTCCTTTTTAAGTTTTTCTGCATAATAATTCAAATCCCAAGGCTTAAAATCATCTAGCCCTTGCGCTTTTGCAAATTGACATAGTTCAGTATATTCTTTTTCTGCTTGTGGTTTAGCACGCTTGACTAAATCCTCAAGGAATGAAATTACTTGATCAGTTGACTCTACCATTTTAGGTGCAATTGAGACTTCTGCATAATTATCATAACCTAAGACTTCTGCCATCTCTTGACGTAGTTTTAATGTCTCATTAATAATCTCTGTATTATCCCATTGACTAGCATTACTACCACAATCTGATGCTCTTGTGGCATATTCATAATACATCGCCTCTCTTAAAGATCGATTTTCAGCTGTTGTCATGACACTAATATAAGTTGGTGCATCCAAACCTAAGATATACCCTTCCTTATCTTTAGCTTGTGCCTTAACTTGTGCAGCTTTTATCACATGCTCAGGCAAACCTTCTAATTCACCATTATCTTCTGTAAAGTAATGCCAAGCTTTTGTTGCATCTAATACATTATTTGAAAATGTTGTGGATAATACGGTTAAGCGCTCAGAAATTGCTTTAAAGCGAGCTTTTTTCTCTTTCGCTAAATGCACACCTGATAATTTAAAACTCTTTAATGCTTCGTCAATAACACGTTTTTGCGCCACATCATAATGATTTTGATATTCATCAGATTGACTAATTTGACAATAGGCTTGATATAACGCTTGATCTTGAGAGACTTCTGTTGAGTACTCTGATAGTTTAACAATACAACAATCATAGACTGCTCGTATATCATCATCACTTAAAACCGCATTTAATTGTGAAATGGGGGCAAATAATTTATTTAACTGGTCTTCACAGGCTTCTAATGGGTCAATCAAATTAGCCCAACTATAACTTGTATTATCCGATAATAATTTTTTGCGCAAATCGCGACAAGCACTTAATTGATGATCTAATTGTGATTCAAATTGCTTAATATCAATTTTTGAATACTCTGGCAATTCAATTATTGGCTTATGTATATTTTGTGTCATTTCTACTGTTGTCATATTTAAATACCATTACTAATCTTTAGCTACATATTCATTTTAGTGTATATAATTATCATGTAAGATTAAAGTATAAACTAGCTTATTTTAAGGCATACAATGACACAAATTCAATTTCTATTATTAGCAGCAATCCCGATTTTATTTGCAATTACTTTTCATGAAGTTGCCCATGGCTTTGTCGCTAAATTAAGAGGTGATAATACAGCCTATATGATGGGACGATTAAGCCTTAATCCAATTAAACATATTGATTTAATTGGTACAATTATCGTACCTGCGGTACTTTTTTTAATGGGTGGCTTTTTATTTGGCTGGGCAAAGCCTGTACCTGTCAATGAAGGGCATTTAAAAAAACCTAGATATGATAGCGCACTTGTTGCCCTTGCAGGCCCTTTTGCTAACCTTTTAATGGCCTTTTTTTGGGGCTTAATTGCTAAAATTGCTTTAGCTTTATCACAAAGCTCACCTGAAGTATCTGAAATTTTTACCTATATGGGCTATATTGGTGTCCAAGTTAATCTTGTATTAATGATCTTAAACTTAATTCCAATTCCACCTTTAGATGGCAGTCGTGTTGTCAGTGCATTTTTACCACTACATGCTGCAATAAAATATAATCGTATTGAACGCTTTGGCTTTTTTATTTTATTAGCTTTAATTATTATTCCAATCGGTGGTCGACCTATTCTTTGGTATATTATGGGACCATTTATCGCATTTTTTAACAGTCTAATTTTTTCATTATTTGGTTTACCTCACCTAGGGTAAGCTTGCTTTTTTTTATTATTTTTAGCATGATTGATTGAGGTTAGATTAATCACAGATGAGGTTTGAATAGCTACCATGAACAAATTTACTCAACTTATTGTAGGGTCAATGATTATTTTACCCATATCTACTTATGCCAGTACATTTTATGGTCCTTGTAATATAAAAAATGAAACTCAACAAAGCCTTACCTGTAATGGTCCAGCTAAGATTGAACAATCAACCATTACAGGTGATGTGACAATTAATGGGCCTGCTGAAATTGATGAAGTAACCATCGATGGTACATTAACCGTTCATGGCCAAGTATCACTCGATAAAACATCGGTTAAAGGTGCAACCATTGTTAATGGGCCGATTAAAGCCGATGACTCTAAATTTGCAGATTTAAAAGTTCATGGCCCTTTAAATATTGATGAAAGTACTGTCACTGGTAAAACAGTAATCTCTGGATTAATTGATGCAGATGAAACTACGTTTAATAATTCTGTAACAGCATCAACTAATATTATTAAACTTGAAGAATCAACTATTCGTGGCGATTTAGTGGTATCATCTGATGAAGCACCAATGGTTACTTTATCAGAACAAAGTGTTATTACAGGCAATGTCATTTTCAAAAAAGTTTCAGGTACTGTCTTAACAAAAGACAGTCAATCTAAAACAGGTGATGTTAAAAACGGCAGTAAAATTCAACATAATTCATAATCAAGTTAAAGATTAATTATGAGTGTTCAGCTATTCCCGCTTAATTTTTCATTTAATTATTAATTCCATTAGCATTCTCATTGACAATACTTACCGCTACAGCATATGCACCGTATATTAGATTTTTATGTCTCATTAATAAATAACCGGGTATAGTTAAAAACACGATGTTCATGGCAAAATATAATTAACCAGTGTCGATGATCAATTGGGCTTTAACTTTTCCTGATAGGTGTAAATATAGCGCTTCCCAACTATTAATCTGTGCTATAAAAAAAGCACTTCTTATTCTGTCCCATAAACGACTTCTTGTCTCTAATTTTTTTAATGCCGACTTAAATAATGGACAGCATAGTTCTTGAATTTGATCTACCAAAAATGCCAATAGCATCAAAAAGCCAAATACTGTACATAAGTTGTTTGCTCCATGACCAAAATTGTGTTCAAAATTATACCCTTGATTTTTTAATGTATTAAATGTCTCATTTTCAATTTTCCAGCGTGCACGTGCTCCTGTCATTATTTTAAATACATTGTTTGAATTAAGATCAAGGTCTGTCACCCAAGTAAAATGCTGTACTTTACCTTTTTTATTTGTCTGTTTATAAGACAAAAAGTTAACCTTAATATCACTTCTAGTTTCATTTAATTCAGCTTGATTAACCCACTCAAATTCATG comes from the bacterium SCSIO 12844 genome and includes:
- a CDS encoding nicotinate phosphoribosyltransferase codes for the protein MFNSQNLILNTDSYKASHYLQYPKGAQYMSSYIESRGGRYDQTLFFGLQYYLKAYLSKPITIENINEAEDILLSHGLVFNRKGWLHILEKHHGIMPVRIEAVKEGSLIAKRQVMLQMVNTDPACFWLTNYLETSLLRAIWYPSTVATVSYHIKQIILKFLEETADSTESILFKLHDFGARGASSYESAALGGLAHLVNFLGTDTTPALALARKYYHEPMAGFSIPAAEHSTITAWGKTNEVDAYENMINQFSGDGKLVAVVSDSYNLWHALESLWGDTLKEKIVNNGGTIVIRPDSGNPVEVICKTLSILMEKFGFETNSKGYKVLPPYLRIIQGDGISFESVETILLAMKEQGFSAENVAFGMGAELLQKVNRDTQRFAMKASAICINEKWQDIYKDPVTDHQKKSKRGRLALIKEGEVFQTVRLDNLNGRFNYLEPVFEDGEILSDQTLSEIRANV
- a CDS encoding amino acid permease yields the protein MHKASIQRQFGSTMIVIGTQIGAGILAIPIITAELGFPLAMLLMLISWILMTYTAILVSDIALHMPKGTSFGRMAKMTLGVPGAVISWLSFILLLYTISVAYISAASSAFHHLVTTIPQSIWAILFVIVFACITLLGTGSVDWVNRLLLTIKLLFLIIVCLILSRYVEVANLGDHAFSTMTLLLAIPVLITSFTSHIIVPPLVDYLHRDKKAIFRVMIIGSTIPFILYILWEIAVLGTLPLNGSISFMQSIFSHKAVADTNIGDILTALSAKIGQAHIAKFSINVFTDISVMTSYLGVSLALYHFVKDSFKLDHIRQPILRRSIATLLCFAIPLVIVLFYPNLFVIAISYVGVFVCIMFLLLPVLMGIRLRCQKLTFNYKLSRQYYLWFIVFVAGIGVIICQILS
- a CDS encoding LysM peptidoglycan-binding domain-containing protein; translated protein: MGLNWLLRGVILLLTGLLTACASITNFFDAPRQGGAAEVTSLGQMPKYYTVKQGDTLPSISRAYGISERAIILWNNLQSPYRVEVGQKLQFFAPESMKASQDNTHNIDNDSNTANLNDDQIAQNQFNDNQDALIQPDTPVVKTQTKSDDNINTQVNNSNKIPPKKEDKVVVAKSIENEKPQPVVTANNNVEKETLQTDYYTVKRGDTLLGIARDFNLNLNQIAMINQIKPPYDIFVGEKLLVNPDLYHVNKTVSNQPKPQVNNQPAVTTLKPLDSNTQKVAKKEETKKEPVKAVTVKNTSTETTKIDLSTQTSHDESIKNIASNSINYAGINWQLPLKGKVSDQDNIWLIDGEVDDPIRSVAKGKVIYSGVGINGYGRMVIVDHGNQYLSAYGNLASIDVKEGQSINQGQVVGQLGKFKGDTQLDFEIRYQGDLISPNKIFKAS
- the obgE gene encoding GTPase ObgE, translated to MKFVDEVRIHVEAGKGGNGCLSFRREKYVPKGGPDGGNGGDGGSVYVKGNRNVNTLVDYRYVRSYRAKSGQPGAGSNCTGKMGDDLYLTVPVGTAIYDVQSGDLMGEILHHDQVLCIAKGGRHGLGNINFKSSINQAPRKTTPGEEGEARDIRFELKLLADVGLLGFPNAGKSTLIRSVSAATPKVADYPFTTMYPGLGVVRVNPLESFVMADIPGVIEGASEGAGLGLRFLKHLSRTLLILHVVDIAPVDGTSAVDSIKKVTLELEKYNQDLASKPRWLVLNKTDILGDQAESIANEIIEALDWQGPIYHISALTNDGTQRLIYDIMQYIKGLKEDS
- a CDS encoding YqgE/AlgH family protein: MITYTNKLLIAMPDMKGLPFETSVVYLMHHNEDGAMGFIINIPLSPNLSDLFSQMEIITKEPSSNSLLNQKLLLGGPVQQEHGYILHTKSEIKFDAIKQLNDNLFLTTSRDILENLGKDNSPEKVLITLGYSGWGPGQLEEEIMANSWLVAPFSEDIVFDIPLELRWQAALESIGIRDIHQLSGLSGHD
- the ruvX gene encoding Holliday junction resolvase RuvX — its product is MTSNKRLLGFDFGLKRIGVASGQLITKTATPIGTINCPDKTPNWHEISKLIEKWRPTDIIVGLPIDAHGEETEITKLSRLFSDELSKRYQKPIHLVEEAYSTREARWKLEEVKGKKINHLKVDALAACVILETWMREYR
- a CDS encoding YraN family protein — its product is MSLQAGKTYELKAKALLEKNHYQIIKENFHSRMGEIDIIALIKDILVFVEVKYRHSRDFGHVLETITITKRKKLIKTAQFFLLRYPKFNQYQLRFDVIAFEKDQHYWIEGAFATHI